In a genomic window of Flavobacterium sp. KACC 22761:
- a CDS encoding LacI family DNA-binding transcriptional regulator, with the protein MKKNITIKDIAKAANVSVTTVSFVLNNKGEKMGISKEVIKKVLKVSEEMKFKLNMIASSLRTGKTRSIGLIVEDISNHFFSDLAKVIEREAIDSNYRVFYCSTGGSDERAVELVDSLLQANVDGFIITPTENMKGTIDRLLGLQCPVVLVDRYFEEQEVSHVVLDNFEGAEKATQFLLEKGFKKIAFVTTYSQLIQMNLRKQGYVHALKEVGLYDESRILDMDYQITEANRIERISEFLNANTDIDAILFGANYLLLAGLQSLRKLGLKIPVDKAVISFDDHDSFRLNSPAITVLAQPIEEMGKKTVKLLMQQMTDGSNYEIIKEKKKGSLTIRESV; encoded by the coding sequence ATGAAAAAAAACATCACCATTAAAGATATCGCCAAAGCAGCAAATGTATCAGTCACAACTGTTTCATTTGTTTTAAACAACAAAGGCGAAAAGATGGGGATAAGCAAAGAAGTAATTAAGAAGGTTCTTAAGGTTAGTGAAGAAATGAAATTCAAACTCAATATGATCGCCAGCAGTTTGAGAACCGGCAAAACAAGATCAATTGGGCTTATTGTAGAAGACATATCAAATCACTTTTTTTCTGATTTGGCAAAAGTGATCGAGAGAGAAGCGATAGACTCTAATTACAGAGTGTTTTATTGCAGTACCGGAGGAAGCGATGAACGAGCGGTGGAGTTGGTGGATAGTTTGTTGCAAGCAAATGTAGATGGATTTATCATAACGCCAACCGAAAACATGAAAGGTACGATAGATCGATTATTGGGACTTCAATGTCCAGTTGTGTTAGTCGATCGCTACTTTGAAGAACAAGAAGTTAGCCATGTTGTACTTGATAATTTTGAAGGAGCAGAAAAAGCGACACAATTTCTTTTGGAAAAAGGATTTAAAAAAATTGCTTTTGTTACGACTTACTCACAGCTGATTCAAATGAATCTGAGGAAACAAGGTTATGTTCATGCATTGAAAGAAGTCGGTTTATATGATGAATCAAGAATTCTGGATATGGATTATCAAATAACAGAAGCTAATCGAATTGAAAGAATTTCTGAATTTTTGAATGCTAATACTGATATCGATGCCATATTATTTGGAGCCAATTATTTGCTTTTGGCAGGATTACAATCTTTAAGGAAACTCGGATTGAAAATACCGGTAGATAAAGCAGTGATTAGTTTTGATGATCATGACAGTTTCAGGCTCAATTCTCCCGCGATTACGGTGCTAGCGCAACCAATTGAAGAAATGGGAAAAAAAACAGTAAAACTTTTAATGCAGCAAATGACAGATGGAAGTAATTACGAGATTATAAAAGAAAAGAAGAAAGGAAGTTTAACTATAAGAGAGTCGGTATAG
- a CDS encoding glycoside hydrolase family 3 C-terminal domain-containing protein: MNKKIFLLGLFLGFQSLFSQNTPKYKNPKFPVEERVQDLLSRMTTEEKFWQMFMIPGDLSDGEANYKNGIFGFQVSAKGSTDASNQILDYSAASNAKETVKLINKIQKYFVEKTRLGIPIIAFDEALHGLVRDGATAFPQSISLAATFDPGLVKRVSTAIALESKSRGIRQILSPVVNLASDVRWGRVEETYGEDPFLSSKMGVAYVSSFEERGVITTPKHFLANSGDGGRDSYPIDYSERYLEEYQLPPFRACFTEGGSRSVMTSYNTINGSPCTANDWLLNKKLKGEMNFKGFIISDANAVGGGNVLHYTAKDYSESGANAINNGLDVIFQTAYDHYKLFQPPFLDGRIDMKNIDEAVARVLRLKFELGLFENPYADEKETNKWNGNPAHKLLSREAAEKGMVLLKNENNVLPLKKSIKSIALIGNDIIEARLGGYSGPGNGKVNMLDGIKAKLEASAQVNFAAGVARRSKEYVPVPSIRLTSIENGKTKNGLVGEYFNNVQLSGSPVLTRVDQGINFDWTLYSPDQEKINYDFYSARWSGKIKSPETGTYKIGFEGNDGFRLYLNGKLVIDNWKSQTYSTKLVDFNFEKDKEYDIKIEFFESQGYAKFKLVWNVGVNNNWQSKIDEAVAVAKKSDVAVIAAGIEEGEFNDRAYLGLLGHQEELINAVAATGKPVVVVLVGGSAITMDKWINNVPSILDVWYPGEDGGHAVANILFGDRNPAGRLPITFPVFEGQLPLVYNHKPTGRSDDYTNLNGAPLFPFGFGLSYSTFEYSNLRFDKKQIGKSESTKAYCTIKNTSNVDGDEVVQLYVRDVLASVAQPIKQLKGFQRISLKAGESKEISFEINKETLKMLNGEMNWVVEPGDFRIMIGASSRDIRLREVITVLE; the protein is encoded by the coding sequence ATGAACAAAAAAATATTTTTACTAGGTCTGTTTCTGGGATTTCAATCATTGTTTTCTCAAAATACGCCAAAATATAAAAACCCAAAATTCCCGGTTGAAGAACGCGTTCAGGATTTATTATCGAGAATGACGACGGAGGAGAAATTTTGGCAAATGTTCATGATTCCGGGTGATTTGTCTGATGGTGAAGCAAATTATAAAAATGGAATTTTTGGTTTTCAGGTTAGTGCTAAAGGAAGTACCGATGCCAGCAATCAAATTTTAGATTACAGCGCCGCAAGTAATGCAAAGGAAACCGTAAAACTCATCAACAAAATACAAAAATATTTTGTTGAGAAAACGCGTCTCGGAATTCCGATTATTGCTTTTGATGAGGCTTTGCACGGATTAGTAAGAGATGGAGCAACAGCGTTTCCTCAATCTATTTCATTGGCAGCAACTTTCGATCCCGGATTAGTGAAAAGAGTTTCAACAGCCATTGCATTAGAATCAAAAAGTCGTGGAATTCGCCAAATTTTATCGCCAGTTGTCAATCTGGCTTCAGATGTGCGTTGGGGGAGAGTTGAGGAAACTTACGGTGAAGATCCTTTTCTTTCTTCAAAAATGGGAGTAGCGTATGTATCATCATTTGAAGAAAGAGGCGTAATTACAACACCAAAACATTTTCTTGCCAATAGTGGCGACGGAGGCCGTGACAGTTACCCAATTGATTATAGCGAACGTTATTTGGAAGAATATCAATTGCCACCTTTTCGCGCGTGCTTTACAGAAGGAGGAAGCCGAAGTGTGATGACTTCATACAATACCATAAACGGAAGTCCGTGTACGGCAAATGATTGGTTGCTGAATAAAAAATTAAAAGGTGAAATGAATTTTAAAGGATTCATTATTTCGGATGCAAATGCTGTGGGCGGCGGAAATGTGTTGCATTACACCGCAAAAGATTATTCGGAATCTGGAGCAAATGCCATCAATAACGGACTGGATGTTATTTTTCAGACGGCTTATGATCATTACAAATTGTTTCAACCGCCTTTCCTTGACGGCAGAATCGATATGAAGAATATAGACGAAGCCGTAGCTCGAGTTTTACGATTGAAATTTGAATTAGGATTATTCGAAAATCCGTATGCAGATGAAAAAGAAACCAACAAATGGAATGGAAACCCAGCCCACAAATTGTTGTCAAGAGAAGCTGCCGAAAAAGGAATGGTTTTGCTGAAAAACGAAAACAATGTTTTGCCTCTTAAAAAATCAATCAAATCCATTGCGTTAATTGGAAATGATATTATCGAAGCACGTTTGGGAGGTTACAGCGGACCGGGAAATGGAAAGGTAAATATGCTTGACGGAATAAAAGCAAAGTTAGAAGCGTCAGCTCAAGTAAATTTTGCAGCAGGAGTTGCAAGAAGAAGTAAAGAATATGTTCCGGTTCCGTCTATTCGATTGACAAGTATTGAAAATGGTAAAACCAAAAATGGCTTGGTGGGGGAATATTTCAATAATGTACAATTAAGCGGAAGCCCTGTTTTGACAAGAGTAGATCAAGGAATTAATTTTGATTGGACACTTTATTCTCCAGATCAGGAGAAAATCAATTACGATTTTTATTCTGCCAGATGGAGCGGAAAAATAAAATCTCCAGAAACGGGAACATATAAAATTGGTTTTGAAGGAAATGATGGTTTTCGCTTATATCTAAACGGAAAATTAGTTATTGACAATTGGAAAAGTCAGACCTATTCGACAAAACTTGTTGATTTCAATTTTGAAAAAGACAAAGAGTATGATATTAAAATTGAGTTTTTTGAATCGCAAGGATATGCAAAATTCAAATTGGTTTGGAATGTTGGCGTAAATAATAATTGGCAAAGCAAAATTGATGAAGCTGTAGCCGTGGCTAAAAAATCAGATGTTGCGGTGATTGCAGCAGGAATTGAAGAAGGAGAATTTAATGACAGGGCTTATCTTGGTTTGCTTGGGCATCAGGAAGAATTAATAAATGCTGTTGCCGCTACGGGGAAACCGGTTGTGGTAGTTTTGGTAGGCGGAAGTGCTATCACGATGGATAAATGGATTAATAATGTGCCATCAATTTTGGATGTTTGGTATCCGGGTGAAGATGGAGGTCATGCTGTTGCAAATATTTTGTTTGGAGATCGAAATCCTGCAGGTCGTTTGCCGATCACTTTTCCAGTTTTTGAAGGACAATTGCCATTGGTTTACAACCATAAGCCAACCGGGCGTTCTGATGATTATACCAATTTAAATGGCGCCCCATTATTCCCTTTTGGCTTCGGGTTGAGCTATTCAACATTTGAGTATAGCAATCTTCGTTTTGACAAAAAACAAATTGGAAAATCAGAATCGACAAAAGCGTATTGCACCATAAAAAATACAAGCAATGTCGATGGCGATGAGGTTGTTCAGTTGTATGTGCGTGATGTTTTGGCATCTGTAGCTCAGCCTATAAAACAATTAAAAGGCTTTCAGAGAATTTCGCTTAAAGCGGGAGAATCAAAAGAAATCTCATTTGAGATCAATAAAGAAACGCTTAAAATGTTAAATGGAGAAATGAATTGGGTCGTAGAACCTGGCGATTTTAGAATTATGATTGGGGCATCTTCAAGAGATATTCGATTGAGAGAGGTAATTACGGTTTTGGAATAG